One window of the Branchiostoma lanceolatum isolate klBraLanc5 chromosome 3, klBraLanc5.hap2, whole genome shotgun sequence genome contains the following:
- the LOC136430987 gene encoding uncharacterized protein isoform X1 has product MAVWELFIVRPLVVLYVGLFVSLASGFNLDTQAPIVKRGEEGSLFGFSVALHRVDADNSSTTLFLVGAPQGNYFDEPFLKTGMVYSCPVSTFSEDCKPLDIDYAIPQALDSLRGRWLGVTLQSAGPGRHVLVCAPRFTRWEGNDPSVKQFSRSGEARLVGRCYHLRADLSLVDAGDAGPGMWEPCNMFSGSSSGSSHCLSGTGASIFQHSNDDRVDLAMGTPTVYYSQGGMVFVRHKGDPDSLASLELENAPSIYSTEEQDPEGQDGYLGFSVTVMDTTQGVKFVSGAPRAAGGKGAVVVYGWVDNSSEWKTQTTIEGQQLAAGFGYALCNADVTGDSVPDLIVAAPFYFNTEGDQGGAIYVYKTSMSGNELFEGEPLAVKYGSRHSYFGLAVTNAGDLNKDGFQDIAVGAPYEGEGGTVYIIQGSVNGLSTRNIQRIDGSSLPGDLGLRTFGFSLSGGLDVDGNSYPDLLVGAYKSNTVVSLRSRPIIHVQPGLRVNPPMLDMKMVLPGCAMRKGRKVPCFEVDMIFQRTATGDEAVDNRRFRVAIRLELDKLYRERTGQMRVFFPGARKHVLQRSIRLPTASGRAKTVKVKAFIKEGVMDLSPIQVTLDYKLNVPSLSNTSTGALPSFNMYPMLHPSSNTSVDLELRIAEDKSEGFYIRGTSIPENLYISRGAGPIDFQFFYQVLNKGPKLRTSTTLHLFLPVSISNGQLFTWGSATREDGVAEVSCKQETDEPIFSSDWSGKADFLGVTQANWNMVEEECIAGAASWHVYTCTIGRLAAGDMVVIKIEGKAMGSVALKEVHQGNQLTFNTCAQIKSDTKSPVAKASISLLIEATVKTLSVRQKRDAPSVWSPMPGEDMEQFGSRLCQQLGAGNCSECLQTAFWCGWCSEQEFSGSRCDMVHRLTDRGCPAEDVMSPRSQILITRNEPDPPDKKHLFFAPQEAILRMRPGRSMPLYFEVLPPPPPSVKAIDLYILMDMSKSMADDLFLLWDSLDKLVQTVIYGHKHVRLGFGTFVDKTVLPFTNTHNLDEPCKGCAPAFSFRHVQALTDDFSQFSNSVTEQEISGNIDAAEGLLDALMQATVCEDQIGWRHDAARVILVLTDAPFHWAGDGRLGGIVQPNDGLCHMDENGEDAESTKQDYPTVALLKDRMLDHRVTPFFAVTPQRVELYEELSTLISFTPSNFSSVYRLQSDSKNIVDVVQDVVKRNLTSLLHSKHRTELFVQSPANSTWVSLHKVSPDMETQEAARNTAIQYTANVTFLSCNGNTDPVKFDIMAAGEPHSLRVTVEPICKCSCDDIEPMPSHPSCSGHGSLNGCGGCSCNSGRYGAMCECDASAESDPSVCRRREGESICGGRGECVCGECNCYAVGPDTGKRYSGQFCECDDFSCDYYNGSICSGPEHGRCRCGKCDCEADWMGTACQCPTSVDVCRSSNGLICNDRGTCSCGVCQCQGSYRGPHCEDCPTCPGMCERLRLCGDCIARESSDCSSECGDTKITTVDELSDGFSDGVEWKLCRFKYFGNDRLERLFVFAYGYEGNQVVLQYSSRSLSPSQIPGAPGSLQLRAVSNTILLTWTAPSAPVAEVDGYQIGYGRGAPDEEFIPVGGDVRTHILRDLEPETEYIISLRAFNRMGQGRPIYEVTNTLPRAPPDTTGPLLPPVGLKTQVLGPNTILVSWTDPGLIENQLVENRYYTVRWMAVGSPDRKTSYINTNNLEYSVTNLRPYTKYEFSVKIMEGKQRQSPYSITVVNSTSPQGGPTSVEQLPGTPESLRLQPGSNSIRLTWTPPAGPDTQLQGYMIGYGRGKPDVEKVQVGPYVTTYVLRNLEPDSEYVVRLRAFNSIGDGAPIYRSANTLSAAAPDQTGPLMPPVGVKARVLGPNKILVSWTDPTARDSQRGMDQFYTIRWMSFGAPDRKIFYINTTSTESLVTGLRPYTQYEFSVKVVDGRRESLYSLSVVNRTAQTAPGTPPQNVTVEGVEGNPTQIIITWLPPAEPNGMITGYLVLYTTDPRKSVSEWGVQPAPDVNNLQFKVTGLEPGTKYYFSIQARNSVGYSPLSTTVEFQTIDDEKWAEEASCRQTESSPPCSGHGDCVAGFCQCRAHADHPDSRYYGKYCECNNMGCPYSRGLRCGGHGYCDCQLEQGGNSSCVCEAGWTGADCDCSTDPDPCRTNSGVLCNNHGVCSCGVCQCEEPYTGPTCEDCATCQGSCTQLRGCAECVANNRVECDTNCRSTTVSYMDELPQGPLPAGKWKLCEFVDPEKNLPFVFSYDPDSDNIVLHVRLVGIMPSSTTPKSATIRPEPDQQTTTATEPEGTVSPATKTRPQTTLRPTRISRLLPCCVLSADERCQDKCGRVLLTATNNQQILRNLISACGIPSVTDPLWSCFLQASSTDREEELPPTPQPLPERTATTGRLYPASTSTKQPTTIREEDAETTVPPTTTLLPATTVVPTTTVPTTVPTTVPTTTEVKVPERNCEDEICPVTWCSYPYQPPGTCCPICKDCAYEGRFVENGDIFVLENDVCTICLCALGWVDCSPAFCQELSCNKTIVPPGKCCPVCEDDYILLRGLPDYSPTSEVDIYGEEFDNCRPIYGPICSGHGTCVNGACQCESIPEEPEKLYYGPHCECNNFDCDTHEGQICDGHGQCECSSCLCDVGWEGSACNCSVAVEPCTALNGQLCNRHGVCECGACQCEDGYTGPTCEECTNCPELQCEDFETCVDCMYWELTSGCTEDCNNFESPVIMVDKLNITEELKAGRKQCQYIAEDLLDECYANYTYGYNEEGIIDIHIPSAVTCDYPDYSNYDWDFDEEDLPDFEYK; this is encoded by the exons TATTTAG GTTTCTCGGTGACTGTGATGGACACTACACAGGGTGTGAAGTTTGTGTCAGGGGCACCAAGGGCTGCTGGAGGCAAAG GTGCTGTTGTTGTGTATGGATGGGTTGATAATTCATCCGAATGGAAGACCCAGACAACGATAGAAGGCCAGCAGCTGGCAGCTGGGTTTGGATATGCCTTATGCAATGCTGATGTTACTGGAGACAG TGTTCCAGACCTCATAGTTGCAGCTCCATTCTACTTCAACACTGAAGGTGACCAGGGTGGTGCTATTTATGTGTACAAGACGTCAATGTCTGGGAATGAG CTGTTTGAGGGGGAACCATTGGCTGTCAAATATGGTAGTCGACACTCTTACTTTGGCCTGGCTGTGACAAATGCTGGGGACCTGAACAAGGATGGCTTCCAAG ATATTGCTGTTGGAGCCCCTTACGAAGGAGAAGGAGGCACAGTCTACATCATCCAGGGCAGTGTAAATGGACTGAGCACTAGAAATATCCAG agaATCGATGGCTCATCGCTGCCTGGAGACCTTGGCCTGAGGACATTTGGATTTAGCCTGTCTGGAGGGCTTGATGTGGATGGAAACAGTTATCCTGACCTGCTTGTTGGAGCTTATAAATCCAATACTGTTGTCTCACTCAG GTCCCGCCCCATTATACATGTGCAGCCTGGGCTGAGAGTGAACCCTCCCATGCTAGATATGAAGATGGTGCTCCCAGGCTGTGCCATGCGCAAAGGACGCAAAGTGCCATG TTTTGAAGTTGACATGATTTTTCAACGGACAGCCACTGGAGATGAGGCAGTCGATAACAGACGCTTCC GTGTGGCTATCCGCCTGGAACTAGACAAGCTGTACAGGGAGAGGACTGGTCAGATGAGGGTGTTTTTCCCTGGAGCCAGGAAACACGTTCTACAGCGGTCCATTCGGTTACCCACTGCCTCTGGCAGGGCAAAGACAGTCAAAGTCAAGGCTTTCATAAAG GAAGGTGTGATGGACCTCAGCCCTATACAAGTGACTTTGGACTACAAGCTCAATGTTCCCAGCCTATCCAACACCAGCACTGGTGCACTTCCTTCATTCAACATGTATCCCATGCTGCATCCAAGCTCTAACACAAGTGTGGACCTGGAG CTTAGAATTGCCGAAGACAAAAGTGAAGGCTTCTACATCCGTGG GACCAGCATACCAGAGAACCTGTACATCAGCCGTGGAGCAGGGCCAATTGATTTCCAGTTCTTTTACCAG GTATTGAATAAGGGTCCAAAGTTGAGGACATCGACTACCCTGCACCTGTTCCTCCCAGTTAGCATCTCCAATGGTCAACTCTTCACATGGGGGTCAGCAACAAGAGAG GATGGAGTTGCGGAGGTCTCTTGTAAGCAAGAGACAGATGAGCCA ATATTTTCATCTGACTGGTCAGGAAAAGCTGACTTTTTGGGAGTCACCCAGGCCAACTGGAACATGGTTGAG GAGGAATGCATTGCTGGGGCAGCCAGTTGGCACGTATATACCTGCACCATCGGACGTCTTGCAGCAGGAGATATGGTCGTCATTAAGATAGAAGGAAAAGCCATGGGGAGTGTAGCTCTGAAG GAAGTACACCAGGGCAACCAGTTGACGTTTAACACTTGTGCACAAATCAAGTCAGACACCAAGAGTCCTGTAGCCAAG GCATCTATTTCTCTGCTGATAGAGGCAACAGTCAAAACTTTAAG TGTGCGACAAAAGCGTGACGCACCTAGTGTCTGGAGCCCGATGCCAGGGGAAGACATGGAGCAGTTTGGGTCCCGCCTGTGTCAGCAGCTTGGGGCTGGCAACTGTTCCGAGTGTCTGCAGACTGCTTTTTGGTGTGGCTGGTGTTCTGAACAG GAGTTCTCAGGTTCCCGCTGTGACATGGTGCATCGGCTGACAGACCGGGGATGCCCCGCGGAGGATGTCATGAGCCCCAGGAGTCAGATATTAATCACCAGG AATGAACCTGATCCTCCAGACAAAAAGCATCTTTTCTTTGCGCCTCAAGAGGCCATCTTGCGGATGAGGCCAG GGAGGAGCATGCCGCTGTATTTTGAGGTGCTGCCACCGCCACCTCCTTCTGTCAAGGCCATTGACCTGTACATTCTCATGGACATGTCTAAATCTATGGCTGATGATCTCTTCTTGCTGTGGGACTCCTTAGACAAACTTG TCCAGACAGTCATCTATGGACACAAGCATGTTCGGCTTGGGTTTGGAACATTTGTGGACAAGACGGTTCTTCCCTTCACAAACACTCACAA CCTGGATGAGCCCTGTAAAGGTTGTGCACCAGCCTTCAGCTTCAGACATGTGCAGGCACTAACGGATGATTTCAGCCAGTTCAGTAACAGTGTCACAGAACAGGAGATATCCGGTAACATCGATGCAGCAGAAGGCTTGCTGGATGCCTTGATGCAAGCCACTGTCTGTGAG GACCAGATTGGTTGGAGACATGATGCGGCACGTGTGATCCTTGTGCTGACCGATGCCCCATTCCACTGGGCTGGAGACGGCAGGCTGGGGGGCATAGTACAGCCTAATGACGGGCTGTGCCACATGGACGAGAATGGAGAGGATGCAGAGTCAACAAAACAG GACTATCCTACTGTGGCTCTGTTGAAAGACAGGATGCTGGACCATAGAGTGACACCATTCTTTGCAGTAACTCCTCAGAGAGTAGAACTATATGAG GAACTTTCCACTCTGATATCCTTTACCCCATCCAACTTCTCCAGTGTGTACAGACTTCAGTCAGACTCGAAGAACATTGTTGATGTTGTTCAAGATGTAGTAAAAAGAAATCTG ACCTCCCTGCTGCACTCAAAGCACAGAACAGAACTTTTTGTGCAAAGCCCAGCAAACAGTACATGGGTATCACTGCACAAG GTGTCCCCTGATATGGAAACACAAGAAGCA GCACGGAACACAGCCATACAGTACACAGCCAACGTGACCTTCCTGAGCTGCAATGGTAACACTGACCCGGTAAAGTTTGACATCATGGCTGCTGGAGAGCCCCATTCCCTgcgggtcactgtggaaccaaTATGCAAGTGTTCTTGTGATGATATAGAACCG atGCCGTCCCATCCGTCCTGCAGCGGGCATGGCAGTCTGAATGGCTGTGGAGGCTGCAGCTGTAATTCAGGCCG ATATGGTGCGATGTGTGAATGTGATGCCTCGGCTGAATCAGACCCCTCAGTCTGCAGGAGGAGAGAAGGGGAGAGTATATGTGGCGGTCGAGGCGAATGTGTCTGCGGAGAATGTAACTGTTATGCTGTCGGACCAGATACAGGGAAAAGATACAGTGGGCAGTTCTGTGAATGTGATGACTTCTCATGTGATTACTACAATGGAAGTATCTGTTCAGGACCAG AACATGGTAGATGCAGGTGTGGTAAGTGTGATTGTGAAGCAGACTGGATGGGAACAGCCTGCCAGTGTCCCACAAGTGTGGATGTCTGCCGATCCAGTAATGGG TTGATCTGTAACGACCGTGGCACCTGCAGCTGTGGAGTCTGCCAGTGCCAAGGAAGCTACCGTGGGCCACACTGTGAAGACTGTCCA ACATGTCCAGGGATGTGTGAGCGTCTGCGCCTCTGTGGAGACTGCATAGCGAGGGAGTCGTCAGACTGCAGTTCTGAGTGTGGCGACACAAAAATCACCACAGTTGATGAACTCAGTGACG GTTTTTCTGATGGTGTTGAGTGGAAACTCTGCAGGTTCAAGTACTTTGGAAATGACAGACTGGAGAGATTGTTTGTCTTTGCTTATGGCTATGAAGGAAACCAGGTGGTGCTGCAATACA GCTCCAGATCTTTAAGTCCATCACAAATCCCAGGAGCCCCGGGGTCCCTTCAGCTGCGGGCGGTGTCCAACACCATCCTGCTGACATGGACAGCCCCGTCAGCACCTGTGGCGGAGGTGGACGGATACCAGATCGGGTATGGACGGGGTGCTCCTGATGAGGAGTTCATACCAGTTGGTGGGGATGTAAGGACACACATCTTACGGGATCTTG AACCAGAAACAGAGTACATCATAAGTCTTCGAGCTTTCAACAGAATGGGACAAGGAAGGCCCATCTATGAAGTTACCAACACACTGCCTAGAG CTCCCCCTGATACAACTGGTCCACTACTGCCTCCTGTTGGGCTGAAGACACAAGTCTTGGGACCCAACACGATTCTGGTGTCCTGGACCGACCCGGGCTTGATTGAAAATCAGCTTGTAGAGAACAGATACTACACAGTAAG GTGGATGGCTGTCGGCTCACCTGATAGGAAGACATCTTACATCAACACTAACAATCTGGAGTACAGTGTAACAAACCTCAGGCCGTACACCAAGTACGAGTTCTCAGTCAAAATCATGGAGGGCAAACAGAGACAGAGTCCATACAGCATTACAGTGGTGAACAGCACCTCACCACAGGGTG GCCCCACATCTGTAGAACAGTTACCAGGCACTCCTGAATCTCTGCGTCTGCAGCCTGGGTCTAACTCCATCAGACTCACGTGGACACCACCAGCCGGCCCTGATACTCAGCTGCAGGGATACATGATTGGATACGGGCGGGGAAAACCTGACGTGGAGAAAGTACAAGTTGGTCCATACGTTACAACGTATGTCTTAAGAAACCTTG AGCCAGACTCTGAGTATGTTGTGAGGCTGCGTGCATTCAACAGCATTGGGGATGGAGCACCCATCTATAGATCAGCCAACACACTGTCTGCAG CAGCCCCTGACCAAACAGGTCCATTGATGCCTCCTGTTGGAGTGAAAGCTCGAGTCTTGGGACCCAACAAGATCCTGGTCTCCTGGACAGACCCCACTGCCAGGGACAGTCAGAGGGGAATGGATCAGTTCTACACAATAAG ATGGATGTCCTTTGGTGCTCCAGATAGGAAGATTTTCTACATAAACACCACTAGTACGGAGAGTCTTGTCACTGGTCTCAGACCATACACTCAGTATGAGTTTTCAGTGAAAGTTGTAGATGGCAGAAGAGAAAGTCTGTACAGCCTGTCAGTAGTCAACAGGACTGCACAGACCG CCCCTGGCACCCCACCTCAAAATGTCACCGTAGAAGGGGTGGAGGGAAATCCAACTCAGATCATCATCACCTGGCTTCCCCCTGCAGAGCCCAATGGCATGATTACAG GTTACCTTGTCCTGTACACCACTGATCCGAGGAAGTCTGTGTCAGAGTGGGGAGTACAGCCAGCACCTGACGTCAACAATCTGCAGTTCAAGGTTACAGGCTTGGAGCCGGGAACTAAATATTACTTCAGCATTCAGGCCAGGAATTCTGTAGGATACTCACCCTTGTCAACAACTGTGGAATTCCAGACTATAGACG ATGAGAAGTGGGCTGAAGAGGCCTCCTGCCGCCAGACAGAGAGTAGCCCGCCGTGCTCGGGCCATGGCGACTGTGTCGCTGGCTTCTGCCAGTGTCGCGCCCACGCTGACCACCCTGACTCCAGGTACTACGGGAAGTACTGTGAGTGTAACAACATGGGCTGTCCTTACAGTCGTGGTCTGAGGTGTGGGG GTCATGGCTACTGCGACTGTCAGTTGGAACAAGGAGGGAACAGTTCCTGTGTGTGTGAGGCTGGATGGACTGGTGCTGACTGTGACTGTTCAACAGATCCAGATCCTTGCCGTACAAACAGTGGG GTTCTATGTAACAACCACGGTGTGTGTTCCTGTGGAGTATGTCAGTGTGAGGAGCCCTACACAGGACCTACGTGTGAAGACTGCGCG ACCTGTCAAGGCAGCTGTACTCAGCTGCGAGGCTGTGCAGAGTGTGTGGCTAACAACCGTGTGGAATGTGACACCAACTGTCGCAGCACCACAGTGTCTTACATGGACGAGCTTCCCCAGGGACCACTTCCTGCAG GGAAATGGAAATTGTGTGAATTTGTGGACCCAGAAAAGAACCTTCCTTTTGTCTTCTCGTATGATCCTGACTCCGATAACATTGTCTTACACGTCAGACTAG TTGGCATCATGCCTAGTTCCACAACACCAAAGTCAGCCACCATCAGGCCAGAGCCTGACCAGCAGACCACCACAGCAACAGAACCAGAGGGAACAGTGTCACCCGCCACCAAGACACGTCCGCAAACCACCCTTCGACCAACCAGGATCTCCCGTCTACTGCCGTGCTGTGTCCTGTCTGCTGACGAGAGGTGCCAGGACAAGTGCGGACGGGTCCTGCTGACGGCCACCAACAACCAGCAGATCCTGAGAAACCTCATCTCCGCCTGTGGCATCCCCAGCGTGACCGACCCGCTGTGGAGCTGCTTCTTACAGGCCAGCTCTACGGACAGAGAGGAGGAACTGCCACCCACGCCACAGCCACTGCCAG AGAGAACAGCAACAACTGGAAGATTATATCCTGCCTCCACCAGTACCAAACAGCCTACAACAA TTAGAGAGGAGGATGCAGAAACAACAGTTCCTCCCACAACAACACTCCTTCCCGCTACAACAGTGGTACCAACAACAACAGTGCCAACAACAGTTCCTACAACAGTTCCTACAACAACAG AAGTGAAGGTACCAGAGAGGAACTGTGAAGATGAAATTTGTCCAGTTACATGGTGTTCCTACCCCTACCAGCCTCCAGGGACATGCTGTCCTATATGTAAAG ATTGTGCCTATGAAGGCAGGTTTGTGGAGAATGGGGACATCTTTGTCCTGGAGAACGATGTCTGCACCATTTGTTTGTGTGCA CTTGGTTGGGTTGACTGCAGCCCTGCCTTCTGTCAAGAGTTGTCCTGTAATAAAACTATCGTGCCTCCTGGAAAGTGCTGTCCTGTTTGTGAAG ATGACTATATTCTACTAAGAGGACTGCCTGACTATTCACCAACATCAG AGGTTGACATCTATGGGGAGGAGTTTGACAACTGCCGTCCCATCTATGGCCCTATTTGTTCTGGCCATGGAACATGCGTCAACGGAGCATGTCAGTGTGAGTCTATCCCAGAAGAACCTGAGAAGTTGTACTATGGGCCACACTGTGAGTGCAACAACTTTGACTGTGACACACATGAGGGACAGATATGTGATG GCCATGGTCAGTGTGAGTGCAGCTCCTGTCTGTGTGAtgtggggtgggaggggtcagCCTGCAactgttctgtagccgtggagcCCTGTACTGCACTGAACGGG CAACTGTGCAACCGACACGGGGTGTGCGAGTGTGGTGCCTGTCAATGTGAGGATGGGTACACAGGACCCACGTGTGAAGAATGCACG AACTGCCCagagctgcagtgtgaagacttTGAGACCTGTGTAGACTGCATGTACTGGGAGCTGACCAGTGGCTGCACCGAGGACTGCAACAACTTTGAGAGCCCTGTTATCATGGTAGACAAATTGAACATCACTGAAG AACTAAAGGCAGGAAGAAAACAGTGCCAGTACATTGCAGAAGACCTGTTGGATGAATGCTATGCAAACTACACTTATGGGTACAACGAAGAAGGAATCATAGACATACACATCCCATCAG CTGTAACATGTGACTACCCAGACTATAGTAACTATGACTGGGACTTTGATGAAGAGGATTTGCCTGATTTTGAATACAAGTGA